A region of Astyanax mexicanus isolate ESR-SI-001 chromosome 23, AstMex3_surface, whole genome shotgun sequence DNA encodes the following proteins:
- the cilp gene encoding cartilage intermediate layer protein 1, translating to MAYPLTWGFLLLLCEITATFTQGLSRADNGRSVRNDPAVFYNEDNYEWTTWFNVDHPGGKGDYEQLDAIRFYYRARVCESPRALDARTTDWIPARSTGERVHTDPALGFWCVNAEQPAGKNCSNYAVRFLCPKDKQPETHGAWGQWSDWSPCPAQCGQVAVQVRTRTCKTKSRPCIGQTMEGRQCKGPLCPGCALKCARGSVNAECDACTCPDHTILGSVRSAGSLPAPGAVVLLQGTSDKLLTLTDHNGHFRAPGVCPDGNTTLKIKMQNHTPQKVIVPLSTEQTTVLHVKLERAKKLYVQKNPESKARREGQTAAFCCKITGSPEPDNYQWFHNGSLLERSKFQYDETLVLRNLQMDQAGEYYCRASNENGAIKSKPATLTVIGQDEASCNPTPETNMIRLPHDCFQNQTNSFYYDVGKCPVQTCTGKLDNGIRCKDSISFCCGVSKMEERHITCQGYQLPTMVVTQCGCKKCVDTKAVVRGRAIAADTGEPMRFGHIYMDGARISRTGYKGTFSIQVPTDTERLVLTFVDNMQKFVNTTKVLLFNPKGGAVYHEIKLLRKKPPVTIRSTETNKLELGEVVGEEPMAEIEIPPNAFYRENGEVFVGDVQASVTFLDPRDVSTAAAAQSDLNFVGAEGDTLPLRTYGMFSVDFRDKESSESLNAGEVKVRLDAAQVKMSEHLKAMKLWSLNPETGLWEEEGQFQMEKKRRGKREERTFLVGNMEIRERRLFNLDVPENRRCYVKVRAFRSERFLPSEQVEGVVVSLINMEPKAGYSSNPRSWGRFDSVITGNNGACLPAFCDEQKADAYSAYVLANLGGEELEAVASAPKLNPNSIGVPQPYLNKLNYRRTDHDDSRIKKTAFSINVAKPSPNTAEEANGPIYPFEKLKECEEAPFSAPHFRFSRVEGDRYDYNTVPFNEDDPMSWTEDYLSWWPKPMEYRACYIKVKINSPHEINVRSSNMGGTHPKTVGQLYGLRDTRSIRDMGQSSVSAVCLEFKCSGMLYDQDRVDRTLVKVIPQGSCKRDSVNSMLQEYLANHIPLLVNNDTNEFTMMAPLDPLGHNYGIYTVTDQDPRTAKEIALGRCFDGTSDGTSRVMKSNEGVALTFTCGDKEVTRESVFQQLQNAPGRAAAGSSRPGRGNRRQRGDSAALRSSRRRSTRNPNKRTQTTR from the exons ATGGCCTACCCGTTAACATGGGGATTTCTTCTCCTCCTGTGTGAAATTACTGCCACCTTCACTCAAG GACTATCAAGAGCAGACAATGGAAGATCTGTGAGGAACGATCCAGCTGTGTTCTATAATGAAG ATAACTACGAGTGGACAACCTGGTTTAACGTTGATCACCCTGGAGGGAAGGGTGACTATGAGCAGCTGGACGCTATTCGCTTCTATTACCGAGCGCGAGTGTGTGAATCTCCACGGGCTCTGGATGCTCGCACTACAGACTGGATCCCAGCACGCAGCACAGGGGAGAGGGTGCACACTGACCCCGCTTTGGGATTCTGGTGTGTTAATGCCGAGCAGCCTGCTGGAAAAAATTGCTCCAATTATGCAGTTCGCTTCCTGTGCCCAAAAG ACAAGCAGCCTGAAACTCACGGAGCATGGGGTCAGTGGTCGGACTGGAGCCCATGTCCAGCACAGTGTGGTCAAGTAGCAGTTCAGGTGCGCACCAGAACCTGCAAAACCAAATCTAGACCTTGCATTGGTCAAACCATGGAGGGCAGGCAGTGTAAAGGACCCCTATGTCCAG GTTGTGCACTGAAGTGTGCGAGGGGCAGCGTGAATGCAGAGTGCGACGCCTGCACGTGTCCAGACCACACCATTCTCGGGTCAGTCCGCAGCGCGGGCAGTCTCCCAGCTCCCGGTGCAGTCGTCCTCCTCCAGGGGACAAGCGATAAACTTCTCACATTAACTGACCACAACGGACACTTCCGTGCGCCGGGAGTTTGCCCTGATGGCAACACCACACTGAAGATCAAGATGCAGAATCACACTCCTCAAAAGGTCATCGTGCCACTCAGCACTGAGCAGACCACTGTCCTTCACGTGAAGCTGGAGAGAgcaa AAAAACTGTACGTACAAAAGAACCCAGAGTCCAAAGCCAGAAGAGAGGGTCAAACGGCTGCCTTTTGCTGCAAGATCACTGGCTCACCTGAACCTGACAATTACCAGTG GTTTCACAACGGAAGCCTGCTTGAGAGGAGTAAATTCCAGTATGATGAAACTTTGGTCTTGAGGAATCTTCAAATGGACCAGGCTGGAGAGTACTACTGCAGAGCCAGTAACGAAAACGGAGCTATTAAATCAAAGCCAGCAACTCTCACAGTGATAG GTCAAGATGAAGCATCATGTAACCCAACCCCTGAAACCAACATGATCCGCCTGCCTCATGACTGCTTCCAGAACCAGACAAACTCATTCTATTACGACGTAGGAAAATGTCCTGTTCAAACATGCACAGGCAAACTGGACAACGGAATTCGATGCAAAGATTCGATATCCTTCTGCTGTGGAGTCTCCAAAATGGAAGAGAGACACATAACATGTCAAGGATATCAGCTACCCACAATGGTAGTAACCCAGTGTGGCTGTAAAAAATGTGTCGATACGAAAGCTGTAGTTCGTGGACGCGCTATTGCGGCAGATACTGGAGAGCCAATGAGATTTGGGCACATCTACATGGATGGAGCGAGGATTAGCCGAACAGGATACAAGGGCACATTCTCAATACAGGTTCCCACTGACACAGAAAGACTGGTTCTTACTTTTGTAGACAACATGCAAAAATTTGTGAACACGACCAAAGTACTTCTGTTCAATCCCAAAGGTGGAGCGGTGTACCATGAGATCAAACTGCTGAGGAAGAAGCCTCCTGTAACTATTCGCTCAACAGAGACCAACAAACTAGAGCTTGGAGAGGTAGTGGGAGAAGAACCAATGGCTGAGATTGAAATCCCACCCAATGCTTTCTACAGGGAGAATGGAGAGGTCTTTGTAGGGGATGTGCAGGCCAGTGTTACCTTCCTGGACCCCAGAGATGTTTCCACGGCTGCAGCTGCTCAGAGTGATCTCAACTTTGTTGGGGCCGAAGGAGACACGCTGCCCTTGAGAACCTATGGCATGTTCTCAGTTGACTTCAGGGACAAAGAAAGCAGTGAATCGCTAAATGCTGGAGAGGTCAAAGTGCGCCTTGATGCTGCCCAAGTGAAGATGTCTGAACACTTAAAGGCAATGAAGCTGTGGTCCCTCAACCCTGAGACTGGTCTCTGGGAGGAAGAGGGACAGTTCCAGATGGAGAAGAAGCGACGAGGAAAGCGAGAGGAAAGGACCTTCCTCGTCGGCAACATGGAAATCAGAGAACGACGACTGTTTAACTTGGATGTGCCTGAAAACAGAAGATGCTACGTCAAGGTCCGTGCCTTCCGCAGTGAACGCTTCTTACCTAGTGAGCAAGTGGAAGGCGTTGTGGTGAGCCTGATCAACATGGAGCCTAAAGCTGGTTACTCCAGCAATCCTCGATCATGGGGCAGGTTTGATAGTGTGATCACCGGCAACAACGGTGCATGTCTGCCTGCTTTCTGTGATGAACAGAAAGCAGATGCCTACTCTGCATATGTCCTGGCCAACCTTGGTGGAGAAGAACTGGAAGCAGTAGCTTCAGCTCCAAAATTAAACCCCAACAGTATTGGTGTCCCTCAACCGTATCTAAACAAACTGAACTACAGACGGACAGACCACGATGACTCAAGAATCAAGAAGACAGCGTTTAGCATTAATGTAGCAAAGCCCAGTCCAAACACAGCTGAGGAAGCAAATGGCCCAATTTATCCATTCGAGAAGCTCAAGGAATGTGAGGAAGCTCCATTCAGTGCACCTCACTTCCGCTTTTCGAGAGTCGAAGGAGATCGTTACGACTACAACACCGTACCTTTCAATGAGGATGATCCTATGAGCTGGACAGAAGACTACTTGAGCTGGTGGCCAAAGCCGATGGAATACAGAGCTTGTTATATCAAAGTGAAAATCAACAGTCCTCATGAAATCAACGTTCGCTCTTCTAATATGGGAGGCACCCATCCAAAGACTGTCGGACAGTTATATGGCCTTCGCGACACCCGCAGCATCCGCGACATGGGCCAGTCATCCGTCTCAGCTGTCTGTCTAGAGTTCAAATGCAGCGGCATGCTATACGACCAGGACAGAGTGGACCGCACCCTTGTGAAGGTGATCCCTCAAGGCAGCTGCAAAAGAGACAGTGTCAACAGCATGCTGCAAGAGTACCTGGCGAACCACATTCCGCTGCTGGTCAACAATGACACAAACGAGTTCACCATGATGGCACCATTAGACCCTCTTGGCCACAACTACGGCATCTACACTGTCACAGATCAAGATCCTCGCACAGCTAAGGAGATAGCACTTGGACGTTGCTTTGATGGGACATCGGATGGCACCTCACGAGTTATGAAAAGCAATGAAGGAGTGGCGCTAACTTTCACCTGCGGTGACAAAGAAGTCACCAGAGAAAGCGTGTTCCAGCAGCTGCAGAATGCACCAGGCCGAGCAGCAGCAGGGAGTTCTCGGCCAGGACGAGGCAACAGAAGACAGAGAGGAGACTCTGCGGCACTCCgcagtagtagaagaagaagcaCTCGCAACCCCAACAAACGCACCCAAACCACACGCTGA
- the eif3jb gene encoding eukaryotic translation initiation factor 3 subunit J-B translates to MADSDSWDADNFEPDEPLKSTAAAAAAGLQDKWEGEDEEDDVKDNWDDEEEEKKEEAKNTEVKAPEKKKLSAKIKEKENERAKKQEELKKRLQQSEADVQLTPEEEAAEKLRVQKMQEESDLALAREAFGVDSVTTNSASGIEAMHPSSKDDFVLFEKLLKNKITQFEKSVHYSNFLESLFRELCISLEIDDLKRISNSLSVLLSEKQKQEKEKTKGTKKKKKTVLAGGGLKAKQRDDLDAYGEFDGGYNDYEDFM, encoded by the exons ATGGCGGATTCTGACTCGTGGG ACGCGGACAACTTTGAGCCCGATGAGCCGCTTAAATccacggcggcggcggcggcggctggGCTGCAGGACAAGTGGGAAGGCGAGGACGAGGAAGACGACGTGAAG gaCAATTGGGATGATGAGGAAGAGGAAAAGAAGGAGGAGGCTAAAAATACAG AGGTGAAGGCTCCAGAGAAGAAAAAGCTGAGTGCCAAAatcaaagagaaagaaaatgagagggcAAAGAAACAAGAGGAGCTAAAGAAGAGG TTACAACAGTCCGAGGCTGATGTGCAGCTCACCCCTGAGGAGGAAGCTGCAGAGAAACTTCGTGTACAGAAGATGCAGGAAGAGTCTGATTTGGCGCTAGCACGGGAAGCTTTTG GTGTTGACTCTGTTACAACAAATAGTGCCTCTGGAATTGAAGCCATGCATCCTTCATCGAAAGACGACTTTGTACTTTTTGAGAAGTTGCTGAAAAACAAGATAACACAGTTTGAGAAGTCTGTGCATTATTCCAACTTTTTGGAGTCACTGTTTCGGGAGCTTTGTATTTCAT tGGAAATTGATGATTTAAAGAGAATCAGCAATTCTCTGTCAGTCCTTCtctctgaaaaacaaaaacaggaaaag GAAAAAACCAAAGGCactaagaagaaaaagaaaaccgTTCTTGCTGGCGGTGGTTTGAAAGCGAAACAGAGAGATGACCTTGATGCTTATGGAGAGTTTGACGGCGGCTACAATGATTACGAGGACTTCATGTGA